CTGGCCTGGTTCCTCTCTGGTGCTGTAAACGCACTCGAACCGGTCTTGCGCTGGCGTGCGCTGCCTGCCGGCCCTGGCGGCACCTTCGGCACTGTCCTCGCGAGTCCTGAGGAATACAGGGAGGCGGAGGATGCCGTCCGTCGACTCCGGGAGGTTCTTGCGCTGATCGCCCAGGCAGGCGCCCCCGGCGGTGTTTGTCGAGGTCAGGAGTCGAACGGGGGCTGAGTCGGCAGACTTCGCCCCAGTCATTACGGGACGTCGCCCCGCCACACGAACCGACGTCGACGGCGCCCCGCTCTCCTTCGGCCGGGGCACCCAGGCGACGTCAGCGGCTGCCTTTCGGCTTGCGAATGCGGGCTGCGGCCGACGCAGCCGCTCAATCGCGGCGGCCGAGTTTGACGGCTCAGGCGAGCAGGATCACGGACAGCGCGGGGATGCGCAGCAGGTCCGGGAACACGCCGAGCAGTACTGGCTCATCTGCCAGTGCTGCAGTTGCCGAGGTCTGCCATGCCACGGAAGGTGGAAGCCGGTCGTGCGCGGCGCAGACCAGCGGAACAACAGCGAGGCCGGCGCGGGCCCCCTCGCCGCGGAGAGGAACCGAGTGGCATGGCATCCCCATTGAGCGTGAACGTGTTCACAGCACCAGAGAAGGAGCTGGTGGCCGAGCGGTCCCGACCCTTCGGCCCGCCGCCGGCCTGGGATCCAATGACCTCGACCCTGGTCTTCGGCGAGCACGACGCTGTCCTGGTCGACGCCCTCACCACGGCCGACGAGGCCGAGGCCCTGGCGGCCTGGGTACGGCTGCACCACCGCAACCTCACCACGATCTACATCACCCACGGCCACCTGGACCATTTCGCCGGCCTCAGCGTGCTGCTGAACCGCTTCCCCGACGCCCGTGCCATCGCCACTCCGAAGACGGTCGAGTATGCACGCCAGCAGGTCGGGCGGCTGCCGGTCTACCGCAAACTGTGGCCCGGTCAGCTTCCGGCCGCCATCACCGTGCCCGAACCCTGGAACGAGGAGACCTTCTCACTGGAGGGCCACGAGCTGCGGATCATCGAGCAGGGCCAGACCGACGCCGTCGACTCCACCTCCCTGCACGTGCCCACCCTGGACCTCGTCATTGGCGGAGACGTCCTCTACAACCGGTGCCACATGTTCGTCGCCACCACCACACCCGAGAGTCGCGAGAACTGGATTGCCGCGCTGGACCGCCTCGCCGCCCTGAACCCGAAGATCGCGGTCGCCGGCCACAAGAAGCCGGGCGCCCCCGACACTCCCGACATCATCACGGCGACCAGGCAGTACCTCACCGACTTCGGCCGCCTCCAGCAGGAGACCGGCAGCGACCAGGAGCTCTACGATGCCATGACCGAGCTGTATCCCGACTGGGTCAGCCACCAGGCGTGGCTTATGTTCGGGTTTTAGCAGGCCTGCGCGCCAGCGGTCAGCGAGGGAAGTCCCCCACGGCCTTGCCGAGGTCGCGTTCGAGATCACCAGGCGTCTGGAGGCCCCACCCGGCAAGGTAGTCCAGGCGCTCACGGCTTTCGGGCCGGGCGATCAGGCTCTGGAAAGTCGCGGCGTCGGAGCGGATGTGCGCGGGGGACGCCAGCGTTAGGTCGTTGACGACACGTTTGGCCACCCGCACCCCTTCGGACGGGAAGCCGGCGATGCGTTTCGCCAGGCGCTCGACAAAGCCGTCCAGCTCGGAGTCGGGCAGGGCGCGGTTGATCCAGCCATAGCGCTCGGCGGTGTCGGCGTCGAAGTCGTCGGCGCTGACGATCACCTCGATGGCACGGGCCCGGCCGAGCCGCCGGACCAGATGCTGAACACCACCCGCGCCCGGTAGGGCGCCTGTGCCGGACTCGAACTGCCCAAAGACCGCCTTCTCACGCGAGGCGAAAATCATGTCGCATGCCAAGGCGAGTTCGTTGCCCCCGTCCCGCGGGGTGTCCGTTCGGGTCGTCGGCCAGGGTGATGGTGGCCCGGATGAGTTTGCCGACCGGCTGGCGTCGTACTTCAAAGCTGTGGCAGACGCTCATCACGATTTCCAGGCCGTGTTGTCCGACCCTGCCGGGGTCCGGCGCCAGGGCTGTCGGCAGTGTCGGGTCGGTGTCCCACACGCTGACGACCACGGAGCCCTCGTTCGTCGTCATTTCCAGCAGGCAGGGCCCCGGGGCGTATTTGCGGCTGTTTGTCACCAACTCGCTGACGACCAACTGCACCATGTCCATCACCCGTTCCGATACCGGGATGCCGTGGACGCCCTGGACCTGGGACAAGTAGGCGCGGGCGGCTGCCCGCGCCTCGGCCAGCGGCTGTGACCCGCAGAAGCCGACCGTCGTGCTTATGGAGCGGGCCGCAGTCGACGAATCCGCGTTCTCGCTCACCACAAGCCTGTCCACCGTTCCCGCCTGACTGATCGAGCCAACCGCTTCCCCCTTACCCCCCAAACGAAAACGCATGCAGGTGGTGTTGGAACAAGCACTTCCTGCAGGCGTTCAGGCACGAGGCGCTGTCTCAGAGCGGCACTGCTGCTCCTGCGGTGCTGCTGTACGAGTTCGTGGCAGGTGGGAGCAAGCGATTACGGCCCGTCTTGTGTGTTCTGGGGTGGCTGGCCGCCGCCGGAGGGGAGCCGGCTTCGGCGTTGTTACCCGTGCCATTGCCGGTGCTGCGGGCTGCTGCCTCGCTCGAGTTGCTTCACGCCTTCGCTCTCATCCACGACGACGTGATGGACGGCAGCGATCTGCGCCGTGGCCGGCCCACGGTGCACAGGCCGTGGCCGCCGCTCAGCCTGCCGGCGACGCCGCGGCCGCGGAAAGACTGGGGCAAGGGGTGGCGATCCTGGTCGGGGATCTGGCGCTCGCCCTGTCGGACCGTTTGCTCCACCGTGCGGGTCTGCCGCCGGACACCCTCATATCCGCACAGCACCTGATGGCCCTCCGAAGCGACCTCGTCCATGGCGAGTACCTCGACCTGACGGCCGCGGGGCACTCTCATCCGATTCGTGCGGCGCTGACCATCGCCCGCTACAAGACGGCGAAGTACACCTTCGAGGGCCCGTTGCGTCTGGGATCTGTGCTGGCGGGGGCACCGCAGGGGCTGCGGACGCACTGAGTGCGCACGCGCTCCCCGTCGGCGAGGCGTTTCAACTGCGTGACGATCTCCTGGGCGTCTTCGGAGACCCGGGCCGCACGGGCGAACGGCGTTTATTCGCCGAGACCGGCGCGGTCGCGGGACAGGCGGCCGCCCGCACTGATGTCTACAGGACTGTAGACGACAGCTTCCGGGCTTCCGCAACCGAGCCCCGCTGCCGGGACGGCCGTACGACGGGGTGGGCCGCGCCCGCTGGTGGGGCTCGATGACCTGGGAGTGGGGCCACTACTGGGACCTGGACGTCTATCGGCAATGAGCTCCTGACCGAGCTCCCCGTCCGGTCGACACCACCTGCCACGCCTTGTGCGCTCAGTTCACCGCGCTGCCCCGGATCCAGCGACGTGCCCGGCCCCTGTTCGTGCACTCCTTGGTGAACGAGCACGTCGATGACCAGCCCCGGGATCCCGGTGACTTCACCCACCGACGGTGGTGATGGATGCGGTGTGGAGCAAGGGTGGCGGCGCGGGCGGGCCGGGTGCTGCCTCAGGCTTCGTACGCTCGGTTCACTGCGGAGAGGACGGCCTGTACGGAGGCCGTGAGGACGGAGGTGTCCAGACCCGCTCCCCAGACGGTACGGCCCCCCACCCTGCACTCGACGTAGGCCGCCGCCTCTCCCGCGCCGCTGGTGGTGACCGCGTGCTCGGCGAAGTCGAGGACCTCGACGGGGACTCCGGCGCGCGTGAGGGCGTCGGCCAGGGCGGAGAGCGGCCCGTTGCCCTCGCCGTCGGCCGGTACGGTGCGGTCGCCGACGCGCAGGACGCAGGCGAAGCGGTGGCCGCGGCCGGTGAAGCCGGCGGTCTCGACGTCGACGTCGGTTCCGGTGCCGTGGCCGGCGTCGTGGGCGGTGCTCCAGGATTCCAGGGCCACGGGGCCCGCGCCCCGGCCGGGCTCCAGGTAGGCCGTGCGGAAGAGCGCGTGGAGGTCGCCGGGGGATGCCTCGCGTCCGCTTTCGTCTGTCACCTCCTGGACGGCCCGGGAGACATCAGGGCGCATGCGCTCCGGCAGGTCGAGGCCGTGGTGGGTGCGGATCAGATGGGCGACTCCGCCCTTCCCCGACTGGGAATTGACGCGGATGACGGCTTCGTAGCCCCGGCCGAGGTCGGCGGGGTCCAGGGGCAGGTAGGGCACGTTCCAGGGGGCGAGCTCCGGCGGGATCCCGGCCTCGGCGGCGTCCTTCGCGTGCCGGGCGAGCCCCTTGCTGATGGCGTCCTGGTGGGTGCCGGAGAAGGCCGTGTGCACGAGGTCGCCCGCGTAGGGGTGGCGGGGGTGGACGGGGAGCCGGTTGCAGTACTCGACGACGTCGCGGACGGCGTCGATGTCGGAGAGGTCGAGCATGGGATCGACGCCCTGGGCGTAGAGGTTGAGGGCAAGGGTCACCAGATCGACGTTGCCGGTGCGTTCGCCGTTGCCGAAGAGGCAGCCCTCGACGCGCTGGGCCCCGGCGAGGACGGCGAGTTCGGCGCAGGCCACGCCGGTGCCGCGGTCGTTGTGGGGGTGCACGGAGAGGATCACCGCGTCGCGGCGGGCGAGGTGACGGTGCATGTACTCGATCTGGTCCGCGTACACGTTGGGGGTGGAGATCTCGACGGTGGCGGGCAGGTTGTGGGTGACCGGCCGGTCGGGGCTGGCGTCCCAGAGCGCGGTGAGGCCGTCGCAGAGCTCCAGGACGTAGTCCGGTTCGGTCAGGTTGAAGGTCTCCGGGGAGAACTGGAAGCGGATGTCGGTGCCGGGGCGGACCTCGGCCAGCCGCGCCATGAGAGTGGCGGCCTCGTGGACGGTGCGCCGGACCTCGGCGCGGTCGCGGCCGAGGACGGTGTCGCGCCAGACCGGTGACGTCGCGATGTAGAGGTGGACGACTGCGCGGGGCAGGCCGTCGAGGGCGGCGAAGGTGCGCTCGATGAGTTCAGGGCGGGCCGGCGTGAAGACGACCGGGGTGACGTCCTCGGGGAAGCCACCGGAACCGACGAGTCCGGCGAGGTGGCGGACGAAGTCGAAGTCGGCGCGGCTGGCGGAGGGGTAACCGACCTCGATCTCCTTGAAGCCCGTACGGACGAGCAGCTCGAAGAAGCGGTGCTTGCGGTCGGTGTCCATGGGCTCGGCGAGGGCCTGGTTGCCGTCGCGGAGGTCGACGGGCACCCAGAGCGGGGACCGCTCCAGCCGGGCGGAGGGCCAGAGGCGCTCGAACTCGGGGACGTGGACGCGGTCCTGGAACGCGCGGTAGCGGTGGTACGGCATGGGGCCGGGGCGCTGGGGATTGGGGATCATGGCCGGTACCGTAACCACTCCTCAGCTCCTCAGACAAGTGCTCCTCAGACAAGTTGCGGTAGATTTCTCGGCGAACGCCCCCGGCATCCGGCGGCCGCGCCCGCCATCCGGAGCGTCGGAGCCTCGGAGTCCGGACATCAGAGAATCAGGTGATCCCATGCCGCTCGGTGCCCTCCGTCCCAGCCCTCTGGTCGAACAGGCCGCCGAGCGGCTGCGCGAGCAGATCGTCGGGGGCCACTGGCCGGTCGGCACGAAACTTCCCGGCGAGACGACGCTCGCCAAGGAGCTGGGTGTGGGGCGCTCCACGGTCCGCGAGGCGCTCCGTGCCCTGGCGGGCGCCGGGCTCGTCCAGCCCCGGCAGGGAGCGGGCGTCTTCGTCACCGCGACCCGGCCGACGGAGGACTGGCCGGCCCGGCTGCGCAGGGCGGCGGTGACGGACGTGTACGAGGTGCGGATGCTGGTGGAGGTCGAGGCGGCCCGCCTCGCGGCGCAGCGCCGGACCGAGGAGGACGTGACGGCGATGCGGAAGGCGCTGGACGGCCGACGCAAGGCCGCCGAGGGCGACGACGCGGGTTTCGTCGACGCCGACATCGCCCTGCACGCGGCGGTCGTGGCCGCGGCGCGCAACCCCGTCCTGACCGACCTGTTCGCGGAGTTCGCGCCGGTACTCCGCGAGGGCCTGATCGAACTCCTGGACCTGCTGGGGCTGCGCGGCACCGACCTCCGGCACGGTGAGGACGCCCACGCCGACGTGGTGCGGGCGGTGGAGGCCGGCGAGGCGGAAGAGGCCGCACGGCTGACCCGCCAGGAACTGGAGTCGACGCTGACGCTTCTCCAGTCGACCCCCTGAGCCCCGGGCCGGGCCTCACCAGCGAGCAGGCGGCTCACGCCACGGCGTACGCC
This Streptomyces sp. NBC_00539 DNA region includes the following protein-coding sequences:
- a CDS encoding MBL fold metallo-hydrolase, which codes for MTSTLVFGEHDAVLVDALTTADEAEALAAWVRLHHRNLTTIYITHGHLDHFAGLSVLLNRFPDARAIATPKTVEYARQQVGRLPVYRKLWPGQLPAAITVPEPWNEETFSLEGHELRIIEQGQTDAVDSTSLHVPTLDLVIGGDVLYNRCHMFVATTTPESRENWIAALDRLAALNPKIAVAGHKKPGAPDTPDIITATRQYLTDFGRLQQETGSDQELYDAMTELYPDWVSHQAWLMFGF
- a CDS encoding enoyl-CoA hydratase/isomerase family protein yields the protein MIFASREKAVFGQFESGTGALPGAGGVQHLVRRLGRARAIEVIVSADDFDADTAERYGWINRALPDSELDGFVERLAKRIAGFPSEGVRVAKRVVNDLTLASPAHIRSDAATFQSLIARPESRERLDYLAGWGLQTPGDLERDLGKAVGDFPR
- a CDS encoding ATP-binding protein, whose amino-acid sequence is MSENADSSTAARSISTTVGFCGSQPLAEARAAARAYLSQVQGVHGIPVSERVMDMVQLVVSELVTNSRKYAPGPCLLEMTTNEGSVVVSVWDTDPTLPTALAPDPGRVGQHGLEIVMSVCHSFEVRRQPVGKLIRATITLADDPNGHPAGRGQRTRLGMRHDFRLA
- a CDS encoding polyprenyl synthetase family protein, with the protein product MAAAQPAGDAAAAERLGQGVAILVGDLALALSDRLLHRAGLPPDTLISAQHLMALRSDLVHGEYLDLTAAGHSHPIRAALTIARYKTAKYTFEGPLRLGSVLAGAPQGLRTH
- a CDS encoding 2-isopropylmalate synthase, which encodes MIPNPQRPGPMPYHRYRAFQDRVHVPEFERLWPSARLERSPLWVPVDLRDGNQALAEPMDTDRKHRFFELLVRTGFKEIEVGYPSASRADFDFVRHLAGLVGSGGFPEDVTPVVFTPARPELIERTFAALDGLPRAVVHLYIATSPVWRDTVLGRDRAEVRRTVHEAATLMARLAEVRPGTDIRFQFSPETFNLTEPDYVLELCDGLTALWDASPDRPVTHNLPATVEISTPNVYADQIEYMHRHLARRDAVILSVHPHNDRGTGVACAELAVLAGAQRVEGCLFGNGERTGNVDLVTLALNLYAQGVDPMLDLSDIDAVRDVVEYCNRLPVHPRHPYAGDLVHTAFSGTHQDAISKGLARHAKDAAEAGIPPELAPWNVPYLPLDPADLGRGYEAVIRVNSQSGKGGVAHLIRTHHGLDLPERMRPDVSRAVQEVTDESGREASPGDLHALFRTAYLEPGRGAGPVALESWSTAHDAGHGTGTDVDVETAGFTGRGHRFACVLRVGDRTVPADGEGNGPLSALADALTRAGVPVEVLDFAEHAVTTSGAGEAAAYVECRVGGRTVWGAGLDTSVLTASVQAVLSAVNRAYEA
- a CDS encoding FadR/GntR family transcriptional regulator; the protein is MPLGALRPSPLVEQAAERLREQIVGGHWPVGTKLPGETTLAKELGVGRSTVREALRALAGAGLVQPRQGAGVFVTATRPTEDWPARLRRAAVTDVYEVRMLVEVEAARLAAQRRTEEDVTAMRKALDGRRKAAEGDDAGFVDADIALHAAVVAAARNPVLTDLFAEFAPVLREGLIELLDLLGLRGTDLRHGEDAHADVVRAVEAGEAEEAARLTRQELESTLTLLQSTP